From the genome of Desulfovibrio intestinalis:
CCGCCGCCAAGGCTGTCCAGCGGGGCGTTGTTGCACTCTATGCCCCCGCCAGCCGTAACCACGCCAATGCTGAAGAGGCCGGGAATGGCCGCATGCAGGGGCGGCAGCATGTCAGGTGCGCAGGAGCCGAGCAGGGCATAGTCCTCACCGCCCAGCAAGGCCTCGTGCACGGGATTTTTACCAGTTTCGGCGGCGTAGCGCAAAAGCTCGGGATGCAGGCGGCCTTGCGGCAGCACGATTTCCGCGCCAAGGCCAGTGCACTTTTCCGGGCAGGTGACGCTGAGTTCACCCGTAAGGCCCAGCAGGCGCGGCAGATCGCGCATGATGCCGTCTGAAAGGTCCATAAGGGCCGGGGGGCGCGCATTGTAGCCTGCCCGCGCCAGCATGAGGCCAGCGTCCACTTGCGGCACTGGGCGCAAATGGGCAGCGCATGCGGCGGGCCACTCGTTCAGGGCCTGACGGCCTTGCGCTTCCAGTCTGTTCAGCCCCACGCGGGCCAGACCCAGAGAGCCGACCACAAAAAGAACGTCGCCGGGCATGCTGCCGCCGCGCACAAGAAAATGGCCGGGATCAGCCGGTTCGCCCCACACAGTTATGGAAACATGCAGTTTTTCGCTGCGCGACAGGTCGCCGCCAGCCAGCGCCATACGGTGCAGGCCAGCCACTTCGGCCATGCCGCTGAAAAACCTGTTAAGCCAGTCCATATCTGCCCATGCGGGCAGGCCAAGGCAAAGCGTAAAGCCCAAGGGCCGCGCGCCGCACCCCGCAAGATCGCTGACATTGGCGGCCAGCGCCTTGTAGCCCATATCCTCGGGCGTGAAGTAGGATTGGCGAAAATGGATGTCTTCCAAAAAAAGATCGCTGCTCACGCAGAGAGGCCGCCCGGCCTTGAGCACAGCGCAGTCGTCGCCCCTGCCCAATAGCAGCGAGGGGTGCGTCTGGGGAAAATATCCCGCCAGACAGGCAAGAATGCGGTCTTCCGATAGCGGTGCAGCGGAGCCGCTGGTGGAGGAGGCCGGAGCCATATCAATTCTCCATGAGCAGATATTCGCTCAAAATGACCTTGAGGCCGAAGCCGGGAAAGTTCACCTGCACCTTTTCGGGCGACAGGTGCTTGATAATCTTGCCACGTCCGAAGATGCGGTGGGTGCAGTAACAAAGCTGCCCCTGGGCGGCGTCGCCCTTGATCTCGCCGCCAGTACTTCCGGTTGGGGTTGCGCCGCTGCCTGCGGGGGCAGGCGAGGGCGCAAAGTTGCGCGATTGCGAGAAGCTCTGGCCCGGCGAGGTTTTTTCCTGTTCCGCTGGCAGCTGGCAGTCATCGAAGGCGGCATAATCCGGCGTGGCCTGCGGGCGGGCCAGGGGCCGCGCCTGGAACCGGGCCTGATACGAGGGCTGCGCGCCTCCTGAGCTTCCTGCCGCACGGCGTGAAAGAATGCCGCCAAAGCCCTCGATCCATTCTTCCACGAGGTTTGGGGCCAGTTCGCGCACAAAGGGGCTCTGGTTTACATGCTGGCTGCCGCGCTCTGCCCGGTTGTACAGTGACGCCGGGGCGTAAAGATCAAGGTTCTGCCGGGCGCGGGTGCAGGCCACATACATGAGGCGGCGCTCTTCTTCAAAATCTTCCGGTCTGGCAAGGGCGTGCCGTGAGGGAAAACGGTCTTCAACAAGGTCAATGATGCACACGGCGTTCCATTCCAGCCCCTTGGCCGAATGCACGGTGGAAAGGGTGATCTTGCCCTCGGTGTCGTTTTCGTCTTCTTCGGGCGATTCCAGCGCCAGATCGGCCAGAAAAAGATCAAGGTGTATGTAGCCCGAAGCCATCTGTATGATTTCTTCAAGCCCTTGCTGGCGGCGTGGCCAGTCTTCGGGGTACAGGGTTTCCAGACGCGGGCGGTAGTGCTCAAGCACTGCGGCCAGCGTGGATGAAGGCGACATGGGACGCGTGCGCAGATCATTGATAAAGCGCATGTCTTCCAGAAAACCCGTATGGCGCCCAAAGGCTTTTTCCGTGGAGGCAGCGTCGCCGCTGCGGGCAACGGCATAGAGCTTTTCCACCGTCTTGGGGCCGATGCCGCTGTGCTGCGCGGCCACGCGGGCAAAGGCGGGCAGGTCCAGCGGGTTGAGCAGTAGCCGGGCGTAGGCCATGACATCCTTGACGTGGGCAGCCTCGGTATAGCGCAGGCCGCCGTATTTGCGAAAGCCGATGCCAGCCTGATTGAGCGCCATTTCAAGATTGTAGGAGTGGAATCCCGCGCGAAAGAGCACCGCTATTTCATGCGGCATGTGGTCGCGCAGCAGTTCTTCAATACGGCGCACCACAATTTTGGCCTGGCTGGCGTCGCTCATGGGCGTCACCAGACGCACCAGTTCCCCGCCTTCCTTGCGGGTAAAGAGATTTTTGTGAAAGGACTCCGCCGCATGGGCCAGCAAACTGTTGGCCACATCCAGCACGGGCTTGGTGGAGCGGTAGTTCTCTTCCAGACGAATGACCGTGGTACCCGGAAAAAATTTGGGGAAATCCAGAATGTTGCGAACATTGGCCCCACGGAAGGCGTAGATGGACTGCGCTTCGTCGCCCACAGCCATAACGTTGCCGGGGGGGCCGTCTTCCGGCCCGGCCAGCAGGCGCACTATGCGGGCCTGCACCAGGTTGGTGTCCTGATACTCGTCCACAAGAATATGGCTGAAGCGCTGGCGCAGGCTGGCGGCGGCCATTTCATTGTTGCGCAGCAGGGCTTCAAGTTCAAAAAGCAGGTCGTCATAATCCATGAGACCTTTTTCGCGCCTGTAAGAATCGTAGGCATCGCCAAGGCGGGTCAGGCTGTCGGCGTGGGGCAGCAGGTGAAAGGCCTCGCGCCTGAGCACCTCATCCAGCGGCAGTTCCTTGTTGCGGGACTTGCTGAGCAGGCCCACCACGGTTTGCGTTTTGGGAAAGGACTTGTCGCCCCTGCCCAGCTTGAGGTCATCCTTGCAGTGTTTGACCGCCGCCGTGATGTCGGCTGCGTCCATAACCGTAAAGGGACGGTCGGCAAGCCATGCGGGCTTCCAGCGGCGCAGCACGCTGAAAGAAAATGCGTGAAAAGTTCCGCCCTGTACGCCAGTAAGCCCCTGGTTCAGCAGCATGCCCGCGCGGTGCAGCATTTCCTGCGCGGCTTTGCGGGTAAAGGTGAGCAGCAGCATGGCGTCTGGCGAGATGCCGTTTTCAGCCAGCCAGGCCAGACGGTAAACAATGGTGCGGGTTTTGCCGCTGCCCGCGCCGGCCACCACCAGCACGGGGCCATCGCCGCTGGTGGCTGCCTGATACTGGGCTTCGTTGAGCGCTTGTGCGTAATCAATCATAGCGCGACCCTAGCACAAGGCTTTTCGGCCCGCCAGAGTGCCCTGCGGGCAAATACCCGCCAGGGCGCAAACTTGACTTTACGGCCAAGCGGGCGGAGTATCCCGTAAAATCAAGGAATAGTACTGCATGAGTTTCAAGAATGATGTTGTTGTAGGCCCAGGCGTCCGGTTAAGCCGATCTCGCAGACTTTTTTTTGCACTGCTGCTCGCCATGCTGGGAGCCTTCGGTCCCCTGAGCATAGACACCTACTTGCCCAGCCTGCCCCAGATTGCCGGGGATTTGTCCATTTCAACGGCGACAACCCAGATCACCATCACCGCATTTCTTCTGGGCATGGCTATTGGACAGGTGTTTATCGGCCCCATTTCAGACAGTCACGGGCGGCGTGGCCCCTTGCTGCTGGCTCTGGCCTTCTTTACGCTGGCGTCGTTTTTTTGTGCGCGCGCCACGTCGGGCGAAAGCTTTATTGCCCTGCGTTTTGCGCAGGGCCTTAGCGGAGCTGGCGGGGTAGTGCTTTCACGCGCCATTGCCTGCGACCTTTTTCGCGGGCCGGAGCTGACCAGCTTTATGGCTGTTCTTATTGCCATTCAAAGCGTGGCCCCCATTGTGGCTCCGCTGTTGGGCGGCGGGCTGGCAATTCTGGGCGGGTGGCACGCGGTTTTTGTTTTTCTGACGGGCTTTGGCCTGCTGCTTGTGTGCCTGTGCGCGTGGCGGATGCCGGAAACCCTGTTGCCTGAAACGCGCAGGCCCGGCGGCGTGTTCGCCGCTTTGCGCTATACTGGCAAGTTGTTCAAGGAAAAGGCCTTCATGTGCTTTGCAGGCGTGCAGGGCTTCACCATGGCGGGATTTTTCGGCTATGTGGCGGCCTCGCCCTTTATTTTTCAGGATATGTACGGCTTTTCCCACACGGCCTACGCAATGATTTTTGGGGCAAATGCCCTCAGCCTTTCCCTGATGGCCGTAATCACCGGGCGTCTGGCCCGCAGGGTCAAAGAAGAAAAGCTGCTTGTGGCGGGCAATGTTTTGCGCTGGATAGCCTGCCTGATAGTGCTGGCGGTGACCCTTGTGCGTCCGGCTTCGCCCTGGCCCCTGATTGCGGCCCTGTACTGCATGATAACCCTTCAGGGTGTGACCTTTGCTACCAGCTTTACGCTGGGCATTGCCGCGCAGGATGTGGGCGCGGGCGCTGCTTCCGGCGTGATTGGCGTGGCGGCGTTTATTTTTGGGGCTTTTTCTTCCCCTCTTGTGGGCTTGGCCGGACCGGAAACCGCCGTGCCTCTGGGCGTAGTTTGCGCCGTGACAGGAACCGCCACCCTGGTTCTGAGCCTTATGGGCAACAAGGCCCTGCGCCAGCGGCGTGAGCGTTTGGCCGCCGCGAAACAGCCGGAGAATTGAGGTTTGGCCGGGCTTTGCGGCGATTCGCATTGACGCGGGCTGCACCCGATAGTACATATAAAAACGCTTGCGATATTTTTCCCTAGTGCAGATTAACTTTAAGAATTTATATTCTCGAAGTTAAAGACATGCTCGTTACGGCGTTTCACCGCGCTAATAAATAGCGCTTACGCCTCCACGGCGGGCACCAGAGCATTTCAACCTTGAAACGCTCTAGCGGGGGCCGTAACAAATGTTTTCGGCCTTTGGCTGTGCCAGACTGCGTTTTGTTTTCCGGCTGAGTGCCAGCTTTGTAAGGCGCATTGCTGCAAAGTTGATTTGGTCACGTTCTGGTAGAGAATCGGGCCTGACTATACCGGGCCATCAAAAAAATTAAGGAGTTTCCATGCCTGAACCACAGAGCCAATTCCAGAGCGCTGTCGCCGCAATGATTGAATCGGTAATGTTTGAAAACTGGTTGCGCTTCTATTTTATCAGCGAAAAGCCCGAAGCCGCTCCGGTGGATGGCGAAGCGCCGCTGTTTATGGCCGTGCCGGTCAAGGGGATGGAACGCATTGCCGAGCTGTATCCTCATCTGCTGCCTCTGGCCGACGAAATGAATGGCAAGGAAGTGACGTTTGAAATGTCGCAGCGCGCCATCTGTAACTTTGTGGCCACCCATGTTGAAGGCAAAAGCATTGCCCGCGACAGCGCGGCAATGATTTTTAACAGCTCTACTTTTCAGGTGCAGATGCAGCTTTTCAACACCTGGTTACAGATGCATGAAGACCAGCTTGACCGTGGCTTCACGGAATTCGGCGCATGGCGCAAGCTGTTTGACGAATGGCGTCAGAGCCCCGGAGCCCGCGAACTGGCTGAAAAGCTGAGCCTCAGCATTCAGGGTTCGCCTGCCGCAAGCGGCAAGGAAACCGTACAGTAATCTTTGTACCCGCCGCCCATTTGCCCGAAACAGTCTTTCAGGCAAATGGGCGGCGGGTACCCCGATTCGCCTGATAATCTGCCAGTCCCTTGAAAAACTGCTGAAAATCTGTCAGTCCCCTTTGCCTGATACGTGCGCCGCACCGCGCTGCATGGGTTCCTGCTGTTGTTGGTGCGAGATTGTATGGCTGGCGCGTAAATTCTGTTGGAAGGGTAATGCCGGACTGCACGCCGTGCAGAAATGCAAACCATTTCAAATATGCCTCTGCCTAGAAGGGTGGCTTGCGGCAGAAGATAATTTTTTGTACAGCGATACCCCCGCAGCAAGGGCGCCAGCTGACGAGGTATAAGTTTTTAAACTAAACAGGATTTGTTCCTGAAATATATTTTCAATAATTACAGAATATTAAAGAGAATAATTCTTGGGTTTTATTTGGCACGGCCATTGCACAATAGAAAGTACCTTCCTTTCTTTTGCTGACAGCCTCCTCCAAATAAGACGGCCTGCCTCCCCAAGCGGGCCGTTTTATTTGGTTCATCCACGCAGTCATGAGGATAGTCATGCAGCATTTTCTTGCATCGGAATACAGCCCGGTTCGGCCAGATCAGGCCGCCTTTCATATCATTCCTGTTCCGCTGGAGCAGAGCGTTTCCTACGGCGGGGGCACAGCCCACGGCCCAGAGGCTCTGCTCACGGCCTCGCAGCAGCTTGAAGCCTGGGAATGCGGGCACACTCCTGGCGAGTCAGGTTTTTATACTGCCCCGCCTGTGGACTGTCGCGGTCCCATTGAGGCCACCCTTGACCGCATTGAGGCGGCCACTGCCCACGCCCTTTCCTGCAAGGCCATGCCCGTGCTGCTTGGCGGCGAGCACACCGTAAGCCTTGGCGCGTTGCGCGCTTTGGCAAAGCATGCCCAAAACACGGGCGAGCCCTTCGGTATTGTGCAGTTTGACGCCCATGCCGACTTGCGTGCAAGCTATGAAGGCAGCCCATACTCGCATGCCTGCGTTATGCACCGCGCGGTGGCTGACCTGGGCCTGCCGCTGGTACAGTTCGGCGTGCGCGACTTTAGCCGTGAAGAGGCCGAGGTGCGCAAGGCCCACAACGTCACGCACTACGACGCCTATTTCATGTCCCGAGTGGGCCTGCCCGAACTGCCTTTTCCCGAGGATTTTCCTCGGCGCATCTATATCACCTTTGATGTCGACGCTTTTGACGCTTCCCTTATGCCCGCCACAGGTACACCGTCACCCGGCGGCATAAACTGGCGCGAAGCCCAGTTCATTCTTGAGCGTTGCGTGGAAGGCAGGCAGGTCGTGGGCCTGGACGTGGTGGAGCTTGCGCCTATTGCGGGCCTGCACCATTGTGATTTCACGGCGGCCAAGCTGACGCATCTGCTTATGGGGCTGGCCCATAACGCCAACAATCGGCCTTGCCCGGAATAATACAGTCTGGGCTGGCGTAGCAGTTTTCCCCGGCATCTGCCCGCACGGTTTTATCAAGGAGCATTTATCATGAAGAACACTGTGGTCACATTTCGCGCTGCCAAGGGGCAAGACAAGCTTGTAGTGCTTACAGCCTATGACTACAGCACGGCCCGCGTTATGGACGCCGCCGGGGTCAATGCCCTTTTGGTGGGAGACTCGCTGGGCATGGTCATGCTGGGACACGACGATACACTCAGCGTCACAATGGACGACATGATCCGCCATTGCGCCGCCGTGGCGCGCGCTGCGGAACAGGCCCTTGTTATTTGTGACATGCCTTACATGAGCTATCACACAAGCGTGGACGAAGCCGTGCGCAATGCTGGCAGGCTGGTGTGCGAAGGCCATGCCCAGGCCGTCAAGCTTGAGGGCGGCGCGGAATTTTGCGATGTGGTCAAGGCACTTGTGCGGGCGTCCATTCCCGTCATGGGGCATCTGGGCCTCACGCCCCAGTCTGTAAACGCTTTTGGCGGCTTCAAGATGCAGGGCAAGACGCCCAGCGCAGCCCAAAAACTGCTGGACGACGCCCGCGCCCTTCAGGACGCCGGAGCCTTTGCCGTGGTGCTGGAATGCGTGCCAGCGGCTCTGGCCGCCCGTGTTACCAAGGAGCTTGCCATACCTGTCATCGGCATAGGCGCAGGCGCGGAATGTGACGGGCAGGTGCTGGTCTGGCAGGACATGACTGGCCTCAATACCCGCCCGCTGCCGCGGTTTGTCAAATACTTCGGCTCGGTGGACAAAGCCTTGCGTGACGCCATTGAGGGCTATACCCGTGAAGTACGCGCCGGAGCCTTTCCCGGTGAGGAGCATTGCTATCCCTTGCCAGAGGGTATGGAAAAAACCATCAAAAAGCTCAAATAGGTCTGCGCCGCTTCAGCTTTTCAAAGATTGCACAAACAAAAACCCCGGTATTGCCGGGGTTTTTGTTTTGTTTGGCGTGCGGTCGAATGCACCAGAAGTAAAGCTGCCAGGTATGCAGGCGAGGCCAGCACGGCTATGTGTTTGTACCGACGAACGCTGTAGCTAGCATGTATTAACTTTGAAAAAGTGCATTCTCAAACGTAATCAGCTTTAGTCTTCACCAAGTTCTTCAAGCAGATCCGCGGAAGGAACGAAAAATAACGTGCCCGTTGCCGCGGTGCTGAAATCCAGCAGCCGGTCGGTGTTGCCGATGGGCTCACCTATGAACATGTTTTCAAGCATCTTGCGCGTGGTGGAAAATTTACCGGCATAGCCGATAAAATAGGTGCCGAATTCGCCCTTGGCGGGGTTGGCGAAGGCCATATTCGCCCGCACTATTTTCAGTTCATTACCGTCTTCGTCTTCAATATTTGTAACGGCATTATGTGCGTTTTCGGGCTTTTCCTCGTCGCTGAGTTCAACATCGTTGAACTTCCGTCTGCCAATGGCTTTTTCCTGTTCTTCAGTGGAAAGGGCATTCCAGGCATTCATGTCATGCAGATACTTTTGCACAAAAGCGTAGCTGCCGCCCGCAAAATCAGCGTCATCCACGCCTATGGCGGCTGATGCCAGCCGTGCTTCATCTTCAGGGTTTTCAGTGCCGTCAACAAAACCGATTATGGCGCGCCCATCGAAATAGCGAAAGCCCTGCACCTCATCAATGGGATACACCGCACCGTGAAGCTTGGAGCTGATAATGGTCGCCGCTTCAAGGCACACGTCGAGCCGCGCCGCGCGAATATGAAGGAAAATATCACCCGGCGTGGAAACTGCGGTGTATTTGCTGCCTTTGATTTCTTTGAATACTTCAAGCTCTTTTGGCTTGCCGCGTTTCGGAAAAAGCTTGCTCCAGGCTTCAGCGCCGAAGCCCATGATGCAGCTGATTGCCGAATCTGGCAGCCGGGTGCGCATGCTTCTGGCAACAGCGGTAAAGTCGGCGCACAGGTCTTTTACTTTTGCCAGAGCTTCATCGCCGTCCTGCAAACCGAAAATCATGAAAATAGCGTGCTCGCCCGGAGTATTGGTGACGTCTTGCGGTTTCATAAAAATCCCTTTGTGGTTATGGGAAAAATATTTTGTTTATGGAAACGCAGCCAAACGAAATAACTGCGAGTTTTCAGGAGATTCTTTATCCGTGCGTTCTTAATATTAGCGCATAGTAAGTTTGAAAAAAATAGGGTCTGTTCTATTGCTGCAGTGTGCTGGCAGGCCCGGCTATCTGGCCTGCGGGGGGCGCAGATCCACAGGCACGCGCACGCGCGACCCTGCCTTGTTGGTGAACAGCAAATGGCCGTGCTCCAGACCGTAGAGGTAGAGGCGGCGGGTCAGGTCCACGTCCATGCGGCAGTAGGCAGCGATTTCGTCCATCTTGCCTTCCTTCCACCAGCGCAGGGCTTGCAGGCCGTCGGCACTCTTGGGTGCCTCAAGGGTGGCCTGCCCCAGATTGTCCAGTGAGATGCGGTAGCTCAGGCGATCTTTGATGCGCTGCAGGATGTCGAGGCTTGGCAGACGGTGCAGGTCAAAGGGCGCAAAAGGCGCCAGCACTGCATAGTCAAAGCGCAGACTGTTGAAGCCCACCACCAGGCCGGATGCCCGCATGCGTTCAAACAGGGCGGGCAGCTCATCCTGCGTATAGCTGAAAAAATCGTCAGCGCGGCTGTCATAGGCCACGGCCACGCTCACACCCATATCGCCAGCCTTGTGCCAGCCGCCCACCTCGGCGGCGGAACGGCGTGTTTCCACGTCAAAAACCACAAAATGTTCTGGCGGGGGCATGGCTATGTGACTTTGCAGGTCTGTCATGGGGGAACCTCCATCAGGGCTGGCGGGCGTGGCATTTGCGCCGTGCGCTGTAGCGTGGCCCGTTACATGCCCAGTCGCATGTCCAGTAGTATACTCCGCAGCGTGTGGCGGTGCGCTGGCTGTGCCCCTAGTAGCCGCGCCACTGGTTGCCGGGCCGTTCGCAAAGGCAGGGCGGGCAGTGTTTGCGGACGCTGCCGCAAAGCGGTGCGGGTCAGCGGGTTCAAACGTGGAGTCTGTGTCCGTCATAGCCGTTGCTGCCACAAACTCAAGTTCCGGGCGTGGCGGGGGTGGGCTTATGGTCAGCTTTTCGTGCAACAAATTGCCCTCATTGCCCGAGGCCAGCAGTTGGCGCAACAACTCCAGAGCCGCCCTTTTGTCGATGGGGCGGTTGCTCGAGCCGCACTTGGGCGAATGCACGCAGGAGGGGCAGCCGTCTTCACAGGGGCAGGCAGCCACGGTTTTATAGGTGGCTTCCAGCAGGGCGCGGGCATCGCCAAATGCCTGCCGCGTCAGGCCAGCGCCGCCGGGCAGGCCATCGTAAATAAAAACAGCGGGCAGCCCCAGTTGCGCGTGCATGGGGGTGGATATGCCGCCAAAGTCGTTGCGGTCGGCCATGATGAGCAGGGGCAGCATGCCGATGGCCGCATGCTCCAGAGCGTGAATGCCGCCCATAAAGTGCATGAAGTTGTCTTCCATCTCTGCGCGGATATTGTCGGGAATGACAAACCACAGGCCCTCGGTTTCAAAAACCTGCGGCGGCGCGTCCAGCGGCGTGATG
Proteins encoded in this window:
- a CDS encoding ATP-dependent helicase — translated: MIDYAQALNEAQYQAATSGDGPVLVVAGAGSGKTRTIVYRLAWLAENGISPDAMLLLTFTRKAAQEMLHRAGMLLNQGLTGVQGGTFHAFSFSVLRRWKPAWLADRPFTVMDAADITAAVKHCKDDLKLGRGDKSFPKTQTVVGLLSKSRNKELPLDEVLRREAFHLLPHADSLTRLGDAYDSYRREKGLMDYDDLLFELEALLRNNEMAAASLRQRFSHILVDEYQDTNLVQARIVRLLAGPEDGPPGNVMAVGDEAQSIYAFRGANVRNILDFPKFFPGTTVIRLEENYRSTKPVLDVANSLLAHAAESFHKNLFTRKEGGELVRLVTPMSDASQAKIVVRRIEELLRDHMPHEIAVLFRAGFHSYNLEMALNQAGIGFRKYGGLRYTEAAHVKDVMAYARLLLNPLDLPAFARVAAQHSGIGPKTVEKLYAVARSGDAASTEKAFGRHTGFLEDMRFINDLRTRPMSPSSTLAAVLEHYRPRLETLYPEDWPRRQQGLEEIIQMASGYIHLDLFLADLALESPEEDENDTEGKITLSTVHSAKGLEWNAVCIIDLVEDRFPSRHALARPEDFEEERRLMYVACTRARQNLDLYAPASLYNRAERGSQHVNQSPFVRELAPNLVEEWIEGFGGILSRRAAGSSGGAQPSYQARFQARPLARPQATPDYAAFDDCQLPAEQEKTSPGQSFSQSRNFAPSPAPAGSGATPTGSTGGEIKGDAAQGQLCYCTHRIFGRGKIIKHLSPEKVQVNFPGFGLKVILSEYLLMEN
- a CDS encoding multidrug effflux MFS transporter, with protein sequence MSFKNDVVVGPGVRLSRSRRLFFALLLAMLGAFGPLSIDTYLPSLPQIAGDLSISTATTQITITAFLLGMAIGQVFIGPISDSHGRRGPLLLALAFFTLASFFCARATSGESFIALRFAQGLSGAGGVVLSRAIACDLFRGPELTSFMAVLIAIQSVAPIVAPLLGGGLAILGGWHAVFVFLTGFGLLLVCLCAWRMPETLLPETRRPGGVFAALRYTGKLFKEKAFMCFAGVQGFTMAGFFGYVAASPFIFQDMYGFSHTAYAMIFGANALSLSLMAVITGRLARRVKEEKLLVAGNVLRWIACLIVLAVTLVRPASPWPLIAALYCMITLQGVTFATSFTLGIAAQDVGAGAASGVIGVAAFIFGAFSSPLVGLAGPETAVPLGVVCAVTGTATLVLSLMGNKALRQRRERLAAAKQPEN
- a CDS encoding Dyp-type peroxidase, which produces MKPQDVTNTPGEHAIFMIFGLQDGDEALAKVKDLCADFTAVARSMRTRLPDSAISCIMGFGAEAWSKLFPKRGKPKELEVFKEIKGSKYTAVSTPGDIFLHIRAARLDVCLEAATIISSKLHGAVYPIDEVQGFRYFDGRAIIGFVDGTENPEDEARLASAAIGVDDADFAGGSYAFVQKYLHDMNAWNALSTEEQEKAIGRRKFNDVELSDEEKPENAHNAVTNIEDEDGNELKIVRANMAFANPAKGEFGTYFIGYAGKFSTTRKMLENMFIGEPIGNTDRLLDFSTAATGTLFFVPSADLLEELGED
- the panB gene encoding 3-methyl-2-oxobutanoate hydroxymethyltransferase yields the protein MKNTVVTFRAAKGQDKLVVLTAYDYSTARVMDAAGVNALLVGDSLGMVMLGHDDTLSVTMDDMIRHCAAVARAAEQALVICDMPYMSYHTSVDEAVRNAGRLVCEGHAQAVKLEGGAEFCDVVKALVRASIPVMGHLGLTPQSVNAFGGFKMQGKTPSAAQKLLDDARALQDAGAFAVVLECVPAALAARVTKELAIPVIGIGAGAECDGQVLVWQDMTGLNTRPLPRFVKYFGSVDKALRDAIEGYTREVRAGAFPGEEHCYPLPEGMEKTIKKLK
- the thiL gene encoding thiamine-phosphate kinase: MAPASSTSGSAAPLSEDRILACLAGYFPQTHPSLLLGRGDDCAVLKAGRPLCVSSDLFLEDIHFRQSYFTPEDMGYKALAANVSDLAGCGARPLGFTLCLGLPAWADMDWLNRFFSGMAEVAGLHRMALAGGDLSRSEKLHVSITVWGEPADPGHFLVRGGSMPGDVLFVVGSLGLARVGLNRLEAQGRQALNEWPAACAAHLRPVPQVDAGLMLARAGYNARPPALMDLSDGIMRDLPRLLGLTGELSVTCPEKCTGLGAEIVLPQGRLHPELLRYAAETGKNPVHEALLGGEDYALLGSCAPDMLPPLHAAIPGLFSIGVVTAGGGIECNNAPLDSLGGGFDHFDAGQDA
- the speB gene encoding agmatinase; the encoded protein is MQHFLASEYSPVRPDQAAFHIIPVPLEQSVSYGGGTAHGPEALLTASQQLEAWECGHTPGESGFYTAPPVDCRGPIEATLDRIEAATAHALSCKAMPVLLGGEHTVSLGALRALAKHAQNTGEPFGIVQFDAHADLRASYEGSPYSHACVMHRAVADLGLPLVQFGVRDFSREEAEVRKAHNVTHYDAYFMSRVGLPELPFPEDFPRRIYITFDVDAFDASLMPATGTPSPGGINWREAQFILERCVEGRQVVGLDVVELAPIAGLHHCDFTAAKLTHLLMGLAHNANNRPCPE